From Chryseobacterium joostei, the proteins below share one genomic window:
- a CDS encoding polyribonucleotide nucleotidyltransferase — MSIPQAFTELITLADGREITIETGKLAKQADGSVVVKMGGTMLLATVVANKEANPGVDFLPLTVDYREKFYAGGRIPGNFFRREARPSDQEILTMRLVDRVLRPLFPEDFHAEVQVMISLISYDGKTIPDDLAGLAASAAIAITDIPFNGPMSEVRVVRFDGKLSINPSYEELKNSELDIMVGATKDSIVMVEGEMKEISEQEMLEAINFGHAEIKKQIEAQERLAEKVGKAFPKREYSHENHDEEIREKVWKETYDKVYEVARTPSGKEERGEKFKAVREEFLAQYADNAEELERVTPFVKVYYHDVEKEAMRQMILEDNIRLDGRDPQTIRPIWSEIDYLPGAHGSAVFTRGETQSLTAVTLGSVKDANMVDSVISQHDEKFFLHYNFPPFSTGEARPLRGTSRREVGHGNLAQRALQAVIPEENPYTIRIVSDILESNGSSSMATVCAGTLALMDAGVQITKPVSGIAMGLITDAKSGKFTVLSDILGDEDHLGDMDFKVTGTADGITACQMDIKIQGLSMDIMEKALMQARDGRLHILNKITETISEPRADVKPHAPKMVVMEISKDFIGAVIGPGGKIIQQMQKDTDTVIAIEEIGEIGRIEIAGTDREKINAAVAKINEITFVPVVGEVYNGKVVKVMDFGAFVAIAKGTEGLLHISEIEWARLDKVPYAEGDEVEVKFMGYDDRKKMKLSRKVLLPRPPRPEGQGRPEGQGRPEGQRRPEGQRRPEGQKPQDERPVENQEPSSEA; from the coding sequence ATGAGTATACCTCAAGCGTTTACAGAGCTGATTACTCTTGCTGATGGCAGAGAAATCACTATTGAAACAGGGAAATTGGCTAAGCAGGCTGATGGATCTGTGGTAGTAAAAATGGGTGGAACAATGCTTTTAGCAACTGTTGTAGCCAATAAAGAAGCAAATCCTGGTGTAGATTTTTTACCATTAACAGTAGATTATAGAGAGAAATTTTACGCGGGTGGAAGAATCCCTGGAAACTTCTTCCGTAGAGAAGCAAGACCTTCTGATCAGGAGATTTTAACAATGCGTTTAGTAGACAGAGTACTACGTCCGCTTTTCCCTGAAGATTTCCATGCTGAAGTACAGGTGATGATTTCGTTAATTTCTTATGACGGAAAAACTATTCCTGATGATTTAGCAGGTTTGGCAGCTTCTGCAGCTATTGCTATTACTGATATTCCTTTCAACGGACCAATGTCTGAGGTAAGAGTAGTAAGATTTGACGGAAAACTTTCTATTAACCCAAGCTACGAAGAATTGAAGAATTCTGAATTGGATATTATGGTGGGAGCTACTAAAGACTCAATCGTAATGGTAGAAGGGGAGATGAAGGAAATTTCTGAGCAGGAAATGTTGGAAGCTATTAATTTTGGTCATGCTGAAATTAAAAAGCAAATTGAAGCTCAGGAGAGATTAGCTGAAAAAGTAGGAAAAGCTTTCCCTAAGAGAGAATATTCTCACGAAAATCACGATGAAGAAATTCGTGAAAAAGTATGGAAAGAAACTTATGATAAAGTATATGAAGTAGCAAGAACTCCATCTGGTAAAGAAGAAAGAGGAGAAAAATTCAAAGCGGTTCGTGAAGAATTCCTTGCTCAATATGCAGATAATGCAGAAGAATTAGAAAGAGTAACTCCTTTCGTAAAAGTATATTATCATGATGTAGAGAAAGAAGCAATGCGTCAGATGATCTTGGAAGACAATATCCGTCTTGATGGTCGTGATCCTCAAACGATCCGTCCAATCTGGTCAGAAATTGATTACCTTCCGGGAGCTCACGGTTCAGCAGTGTTTACAAGAGGTGAAACTCAGTCTTTAACAGCTGTAACTTTAGGTTCTGTTAAGGATGCTAACATGGTAGACAGCGTAATCAGTCAACACGACGAAAAATTCTTTTTACATTATAACTTCCCTCCATTCTCAACAGGTGAAGCAAGACCTTTAAGAGGAACTTCAAGAAGAGAAGTAGGACACGGAAACCTTGCTCAAAGAGCATTACAGGCAGTTATTCCTGAAGAAAATCCATACACTATCAGAATTGTTTCTGACATTTTAGAATCAAATGGTTCTTCTTCAATGGCAACAGTTTGTGCAGGAACATTGGCACTAATGGATGCAGGAGTACAGATTACAAAACCTGTTTCGGGTATTGCAATGGGATTGATCACAGATGCAAAATCTGGTAAATTCACCGTACTTTCTGATATCTTAGGAGATGAAGATCACCTAGGAGATATGGACTTCAAAGTAACAGGTACTGCAGATGGTATCACTGCTTGTCAGATGGATATCAAAATTCAGGGACTTTCTATGGATATCATGGAAAAAGCTTTGATGCAGGCTAGAGACGGAAGATTACACATCTTAAATAAAATCACTGAAACTATTTCTGAGCCAAGAGCAGATGTGAAACCTCACGCTCCTAAAATGGTAGTAATGGAGATCTCTAAAGACTTCATTGGTGCTGTAATTGGGCCTGGAGGAAAAATCATTCAGCAGATGCAGAAAGATACGGATACGGTTATTGCTATTGAAGAAATTGGTGAGATCGGACGTATCGAAATTGCAGGAACAGACAGAGAGAAAATCAATGCTGCTGTTGCTAAGATCAATGAAATTACTTTCGTACCGGTTGTAGGCGAAGTTTACAATGGTAAAGTGGTAAAAGTAATGGACTTTGGTGCTTTCGTTGCTATTGCTAAAGGAACAGAAGGGCTTCTTCACATTTCAGAAATTGAATGGGCTCGTTTAGACAAAGTTCCTTATGCTGAAGGAGATGAAGTAGAAGTTAAATTTATGGGTTATGATGATCGTAAGAAAATGAAGCTTTCCCGTAAAGTTCTTTTACCAAGACCTCCAAGACCAGAAGGACAAGGAAGACCAGAGGGACAAGGAAGGCCTGAAGGGCAAAGAAGACCTGAGGGACAAAGAAGACCTGAAGGACAGAAACCACAGGATGAAAGACCTGTAGAAAACCAGGAACCTTCTTCAGAAGCATAA
- a CDS encoding outer membrane beta-barrel family protein has protein sequence MTRIFSLIFAWIFMLFCNLLSAQTMQSFSLSGSIKSDKAEQMEIILLDADNKLIKTEIADSNGKFDFNDIKGGAYRLKINKNGSEVYHSDNITLIENMTLPSIDLNVKSIEGVTITKAKPMIERQDGKMIMNVENSIASTGNSAFEVLEKAPGITIDNNDNISLRGKGNLLIQIDGKNTPMTGSDLANYLKGMPSSTIDKIEFITNPSSKYDAAGSSIINIKLKKEQRKGTNGSISTSLGMGKYVKNNNSFSINHKDKKINIFANYSFAYREAYNGLVLDRNFYVNNNFEKAYIQDNYLKFKFNNHIAKAGMDYYLNDKNVLGFSVGLVSNKFGLNGDNANTTLGSAYTPESYFNTQNTSNDQWTNVSVNLNHKYTLDSLGSEISTDFDYINYSNSSLQNFETRTHTITPSLDQLDIMKGDMNGKLNIYSLKSDLTKNFKNEWKLESGIKTSFVKTDNDLKFFNVNSGILVPDPNKTNHFIYEENINALYGNLSKKWDKFKATAGLRVENTNVKGTQITTNQVNKRNYTQLFPSAVLSYDVTEKSNLEINLSRRITRPSYNQLNPFKLYLDPTTMRAGNPDLNPQTTMNYELTYSLSNKYFATLSYSKTSDNITDIIKPIVDAGQNVTVQTFENLNTASYFGLYLIAPVKVTKWWDMNNSANFYYGSYTGNVSGTQINNKGNFTFNINSINSFKLGNGYTAELTGNYKAREVYAYLDISSNWYLNIGAQKKFKNNSVLKLSFTDMFFTSNINGQSLYNNYIENFAVKRDTRVVTLSYTYNFGSSKNGQPRKTGGAEDLKQRVGS, from the coding sequence ATGACCAGAATATTTTCACTCATTTTTGCCTGGATTTTTATGCTGTTCTGCAACTTGCTTTCAGCCCAGACTATGCAGAGTTTTTCATTGTCAGGAAGTATCAAATCTGACAAGGCAGAACAAATGGAGATTATCCTTTTGGATGCTGATAACAAATTAATTAAAACAGAAATTGCAGATTCCAACGGGAAATTTGATTTCAACGATATCAAAGGAGGAGCCTATCGTTTAAAAATCAATAAAAATGGTTCTGAAGTATATCATTCGGACAACATTACACTGATCGAGAATATGACGTTGCCATCTATTGATCTGAACGTAAAATCAATTGAAGGGGTCACCATCACCAAGGCCAAGCCCATGATTGAGAGACAGGATGGAAAAATGATCATGAATGTTGAAAACAGCATTGCCAGTACGGGAAATTCGGCCTTTGAAGTATTGGAAAAGGCACCGGGAATTACGATTGATAACAATGATAATATCAGTCTTCGCGGAAAGGGAAATCTTCTGATCCAGATTGATGGTAAAAATACGCCCATGACAGGAAGTGATCTTGCCAATTATCTCAAGGGAATGCCGTCATCCACCATTGATAAAATAGAGTTTATCACCAATCCTTCATCAAAGTATGATGCAGCCGGATCTTCCATCATTAATATTAAACTTAAAAAGGAACAGAGAAAAGGTACGAACGGGAGTATTTCCACTTCTTTAGGAATGGGTAAATATGTGAAGAACAACAACAGCTTTAGCATCAATCATAAAGACAAGAAGATCAACATTTTTGCCAATTACAGCTTTGCTTACAGGGAAGCTTATAACGGATTGGTTCTGGATCGGAATTTCTATGTGAACAATAATTTTGAAAAGGCATATATACAGGATAATTATCTGAAATTCAAGTTTAATAATCATATTGCAAAGGCTGGAATGGATTATTATCTAAATGATAAAAATGTATTGGGCTTTTCGGTAGGATTGGTCTCTAATAAATTCGGACTCAATGGAGATAATGCCAACACAACTCTTGGCAGTGCCTATACTCCCGAAAGCTATTTTAATACTCAAAATACCTCTAATGATCAATGGACCAACGTTTCGGTGAACCTGAATCATAAGTACACTCTTGACTCTTTAGGGTCAGAGATCTCTACTGACTTTGACTATATCAATTATTCCAATTCTTCTTTGCAGAATTTTGAAACGAGAACACATACAATAACTCCGTCTCTGGATCAGCTTGACATTATGAAAGGAGATATGAATGGAAAGCTCAATATTTATTCATTAAAATCAGACCTTACCAAAAACTTCAAAAACGAATGGAAACTGGAAAGCGGAATTAAAACCAGCTTTGTGAAAACAGATAATGACCTGAAATTTTTCAATGTCAACTCTGGGATTTTAGTTCCGGATCCTAATAAGACCAATCATTTTATCTATGAGGAAAACATCAATGCATTGTATGGAAATCTGTCCAAAAAATGGGATAAATTTAAGGCTACAGCAGGTTTAAGGGTGGAAAACACCAATGTAAAGGGTACTCAGATTACCACCAATCAGGTGAATAAAAGAAATTATACTCAGTTATTTCCTAGTGCGGTATTATCCTATGATGTAACAGAGAAAAGTAATCTGGAAATTAACTTAAGCAGAAGAATTACAAGGCCTAGCTATAACCAGCTGAATCCTTTTAAGCTTTATCTTGATCCTACCACCATGAGAGCCGGAAATCCGGACCTGAATCCACAAACAACGATGAACTATGAGCTGACCTACAGTTTGAGTAATAAATACTTTGCAACTTTAAGCTATAGCAAAACATCAGACAATATCACAGACATCATTAAACCTATTGTAGATGCTGGCCAGAATGTAACAGTACAGACCTTTGAAAACCTGAACACCGCTTCATATTTTGGATTATACCTTATTGCTCCTGTAAAGGTGACCAAATGGTGGGATATGAACAACAGTGCTAATTTTTATTACGGATCATATACCGGAAATGTTTCCGGAACACAGATCAATAACAAAGGAAACTTTACTTTTAATATCAACAGTATTAACTCCTTTAAGCTTGGAAACGGCTACACCGCTGAGCTTACCGGAAATTATAAGGCAAGAGAGGTCTACGCTTATCTGGATATAAGTTCAAACTGGTATCTGAATATTGGAGCACAAAAGAAATTTAAAAATAACAGTGTCCTAAAGCTTTCTTTTACCGACATGTTCTTTACGAGCAATATCAATGGACAAAGTCTTTACAATAATTATATTGAAAACTTTGCTGTAAAAAGAGATACCCGAGTAGTGACACTTTCTTATACCTACAATTTTGGTTCTTCTAAGAATGGACAACCTAGAAAAACAGGTGGCGCTGAGGATCTTAAACAAAGAGTCGGAAGCTAA
- a CDS encoding MarR family winged helix-turn-helix transcriptional regulator: MEKLNSIIFYNIDKAIRSYRNYAQRQLKAHGFTITIDQWLIIKAILENPGITQNEIGDLVFKDNASVTRIIDLMVKSEYIIRHIHPDDRRKTNLEVTDSGKKVIKEVQNIVEKNRKAALKGVSKDELEVMYSALLTISENCLNPKK; this comes from the coding sequence ATGGAAAAATTAAATTCAATCATATTCTATAACATAGACAAAGCAATCAGATCCTATAGAAACTATGCACAACGCCAGCTGAAAGCACATGGCTTTACAATCACCATTGATCAGTGGCTTATCATCAAAGCAATTCTGGAAAACCCGGGAATTACCCAGAATGAAATTGGTGATCTTGTTTTTAAGGACAATGCGTCTGTGACGAGAATTATTGATTTAATGGTAAAATCTGAATATATCATAAGGCATATTCACCCTGATGACCGCAGGAAAACAAATCTGGAAGTAACAGATTCCGGTAAAAAAGTCATCAAAGAGGTTCAGAATATCGTTGAAAAGAACCGCAAGGCTGCCTTGAAAGGAGTCTCAAAGGATGAGCTTGAGGTGATGTATTCGGCTTTACTTACAATTTCAGAAAACTGTCTTAACCCTAAAAAGTAA
- a CDS encoding TfoX/Sxy family protein — MGYSIELADRVREWLSTVDNIEVEEKKMFSGLAFLVNGKMCINISHDNLMCRYNPELEDVVSEKKGFLPMIMRGKQLKDYCYVEPVGFQQPSDFEYWMKICLEYNSIAKASKKK, encoded by the coding sequence ATGGGATATAGTATTGAACTTGCAGACAGAGTGCGGGAATGGCTTTCCACTGTAGATAATATTGAAGTTGAAGAGAAGAAAATGTTCAGCGGGTTGGCATTCCTGGTGAATGGAAAAATGTGCATCAACATCAGTCATGATAATCTGATGTGCCGTTATAACCCTGAATTGGAAGACGTAGTTTCAGAGAAAAAAGGATTTCTTCCCATGATCATGAGAGGGAAGCAGCTCAAAGATTATTGCTATGTGGAACCTGTCGGATTTCAACAACCCTCAGATTTTGAGTATTGGATGAAAATTTGCCTTGAGTATAATTCAATTGCTAAGGCTTCAAAGAAGAAATAG
- a CDS encoding nucleotidyltransferase domain-containing protein codes for MTIQDLKDKNLILFDTISGSRAFGLATENSDTDIRGVYYLPKENFFGLNYIPQISNETNDITYYEIGRFVELLQKNNPNILEVLASPEDCILYKHPLMNLLKIEDFLSKLCKDTFAGYAISQIKKAKGLNKKILNPIDKERKSILDFCFILDGQGSIPLKKWLLEHGKVQEKCGLTAIDHTKGMFALFYDDSQTLGYKGIIQHEEANQVSVSSVPKDESPKAYLFCNLDAYSTYCKDYKEYWKWVEERNEDRYNVNQNHGKNYDSKNMMHTIRLLQSCEQIFTTHSLQIRVENRDELLDIKAGNWSYEMVMQKAERLIESIEHHHQISSLPDYPDLEKTTKVLVEIRKNLYEEN; via the coding sequence ATGACCATCCAAGACCTCAAAGACAAAAACCTCATCCTCTTCGATACCATCTCCGGAAGCCGTGCTTTTGGACTGGCAACGGAGAATTCCGATACAGATATCCGTGGAGTGTATTATCTACCCAAGGAAAACTTCTTTGGACTGAACTACATTCCACAGATTTCCAATGAGACGAATGATATTACGTATTATGAAATCGGGAGGTTTGTAGAACTTTTACAGAAAAATAATCCAAATATCCTGGAAGTATTGGCGAGTCCTGAGGATTGTATTCTTTATAAACATCCGTTAATGAACTTATTGAAAATAGAAGACTTTCTATCCAAATTATGCAAGGATACTTTTGCAGGATATGCTATTTCACAGATCAAAAAGGCTAAAGGGCTTAACAAGAAGATTTTAAACCCAATTGATAAGGAAAGAAAATCAATTCTTGATTTTTGTTTTATTCTGGACGGTCAAGGTTCTATTCCTTTGAAAAAATGGCTTTTGGAACATGGGAAAGTTCAGGAAAAATGTGGATTAACGGCTATTGACCATACCAAAGGCATGTTTGCCTTATTTTACGACGATTCACAAACATTGGGATATAAAGGAATTATACAACACGAGGAAGCGAATCAGGTTTCTGTATCCTCTGTTCCCAAAGATGAAAGTCCTAAAGCCTATCTATTCTGTAATCTGGATGCCTATTCTACATACTGCAAAGATTACAAAGAATATTGGAAATGGGTTGAGGAGCGCAATGAAGACCGCTACAACGTTAACCAAAACCATGGTAAGAACTATGACAGTAAAAATATGATGCACACCATCCGATTATTGCAGTCATGCGAACAGATATTTACTACTCATTCTCTACAGATTCGTGTGGAAAACCGGGATGAATTATTAGATATCAAAGCTGGAAACTGGTCCTATGAAATGGTAATGCAGAAAGCAGAACGTCTTATAGAATCCATTGAACATCATCATCAAATCTCCAGTCTTCCCGATTATCCTGATCTGGAAAAAACGACAAAAGTTCTGGTTGAAATAAGGAAAAATCTATATGAAGAAAATTAA
- a CDS encoding nucleotidyltransferase domain-containing protein, whose amino-acid sequence MTPKIIEKIKEVEASKGVKVLLAVESGSRAWGFASPDSDYDIRFIYRHEKDWYLSPWDKDETIEFMTEDDLDGSGWDLRKTFHLLLKSNAALLSWFYSPIVYMEDTRFMELFRPLADACFSPIAVSYHYLSMSKKYLEACRADEVKLKSYFYCLRTALTGKWIIEKGSVPPVLFSDLLILVDDETKAKIENLISLKATKGESYYHPNDWELFDFLEKTIAENEEKSKSLSGGKVDKGEMERVFREILKL is encoded by the coding sequence ATGACACCAAAAATAATAGAAAAGATAAAAGAAGTTGAGGCTAGTAAGGGCGTAAAAGTTCTTCTGGCCGTTGAGTCAGGAAGCAGAGCTTGGGGCTTTGCCTCTCCTGATAGTGATTATGATATACGATTTATATATCGCCATGAAAAAGACTGGTACCTTTCGCCCTGGGATAAAGATGAAACGATAGAATTTATGACCGAGGATGATCTGGATGGTTCTGGGTGGGATCTTCGGAAGACTTTTCACCTTTTACTAAAATCTAATGCTGCTTTATTGAGCTGGTTCTACTCTCCTATCGTTTACATGGAAGACACTAGGTTTATGGAATTGTTCAGACCTTTGGCAGACGCCTGTTTTTCACCAATAGCAGTATCCTATCATTATTTAAGCATGAGCAAAAAATATCTGGAAGCCTGCAGAGCTGATGAAGTAAAGCTAAAAAGCTATTTTTATTGTCTGAGAACTGCATTAACGGGGAAATGGATCATAGAAAAAGGAAGTGTTCCACCGGTATTATTCAGTGATTTGCTTATATTGGTGGATGATGAAACCAAAGCAAAAATAGAAAACCTTATATCATTAAAAGCTACAAAAGGAGAATCTTACTACCATCCGAATGATTGGGAACTGTTTGATTTTCTTGAAAAAACAATCGCTGAAAATGAGGAAAAATCGAAGAGTTTATCAGGAGGAAAAGTGGATAAAGGTGAGATGGAAAGGGTTTTTAGGGAGATATTAAAATTGTAA
- the cobT gene encoding nicotinate-nucleotide--dimethylbenzimidazole phosphoribosyltransferase, translated as MLTTELQHTIDFKTKPLGALGYLEHLAYKIGMVQKTISPQLSQPHMVVFAADHGIATTGVSAYPQEVTYQMVMNFLGGGAAINVFCRQNGIEIKIVDAGVNFDFPAGLDLVDQKVRKSSRNILDEPAMTVDEYQKALKNGASVVTQIAETGCNIIGFGEMGIGNTSASSLMMSTLFNLPIVSCIGRGTGLNDDQLQNKINILSTAIEKHPNIITPDEIAQTFGGLEIAQMIGAMEEAFRQNMLIMVDGFIATVAIAAAWKKNPEILNNCIFCHVSDENAHLQLLELLGQKALLNLNLRLGEGTGCALAYPIIQSAVNFLNEMSSFEDAHVSNKE; from the coding sequence ATGTTGACAACTGAACTACAGCATACCATTGATTTTAAAACAAAACCTTTAGGAGCATTAGGATATTTAGAACATCTTGCCTATAAAATCGGGATGGTTCAAAAGACAATTTCTCCTCAGCTATCCCAACCTCATATGGTTGTTTTTGCCGCAGACCATGGCATTGCAACAACAGGAGTAAGTGCCTATCCACAGGAGGTAACCTATCAAATGGTAATGAACTTTTTAGGTGGCGGTGCAGCCATTAATGTTTTCTGCAGACAAAATGGAATTGAAATTAAGATAGTTGATGCCGGAGTTAATTTTGATTTTCCTGCAGGATTAGATTTGGTAGATCAGAAAGTCAGAAAATCCAGCCGTAATATTCTGGATGAACCGGCAATGACCGTTGATGAATATCAGAAAGCGCTTAAAAACGGAGCTTCAGTAGTTACACAAATTGCAGAAACAGGCTGTAATATCATTGGCTTTGGGGAAATGGGAATTGGAAATACTTCTGCTTCATCGCTAATGATGAGTACGTTGTTTAATCTACCGATTGTAAGCTGTATCGGGCGTGGAACAGGGCTAAATGATGATCAGTTACAGAATAAGATCAATATTTTATCAACTGCCATAGAAAAGCATCCCAATATTATAACGCCTGATGAGATTGCTCAAACTTTTGGCGGACTGGAAATAGCTCAAATGATTGGGGCTATGGAGGAAGCTTTCCGTCAAAATATGTTGATTATGGTGGATGGATTTATCGCTACAGTTGCCATTGCTGCTGCATGGAAAAAGAATCCTGAAATCCTGAACAACTGTATATTCTGCCATGTAAGTGATGAGAATGCGCATCTTCAGCTTCTTGAATTATTGGGACAAAAAGCCTTGCTGAATCTTAATCTCCGTTTGGGAGAGGGAACAGGCTGTGCACTGGCGTATCCCATCATTCAAAGTGCTGTTAATTTTCTGAATGAAATGTCTAGTTTTGAGGACGCTCATGTTTCAAATAAAGAATAA
- a CDS encoding adenosylcobinamide-GDP ribazoletransferase — protein sequence MKTVKNELIYFATALMFFTRIPVPFTIPYSGEIMNKSQKYFAWIGLLVGLINAIVLYLSFQLFNLEIGIVLMMISSVLLTGAFHEDGFTDVCDSFGGGYGKEKILTIMKDSRVGAYGAVGIILLFALKFFSIQALGTIDLFKTLGIIILAHTSSRFIAGTMIYTHKYVTDIDVSKSKPLANKPLDGISLLVGFISVLLSFALIPDWRLILAFVLAYLGKVCMGWYFKKHIGGYTGDCLGSVQQVCEVLFYLGTMIVWKFI from the coding sequence ATGAAGACTGTAAAAAATGAACTGATCTACTTTGCAACGGCACTCATGTTCTTCACAAGAATTCCGGTTCCGTTTACCATTCCGTATTCCGGTGAGATTATGAACAAATCCCAGAAATACTTTGCCTGGATCGGGCTATTGGTAGGATTGATTAATGCTATTGTTCTGTACTTGTCTTTTCAGCTTTTTAACCTTGAAATAGGAATTGTTCTGATGATGATCAGCAGTGTTTTGCTCACCGGAGCATTCCATGAGGATGGTTTTACCGATGTGTGCGACAGTTTTGGCGGCGGATACGGAAAAGAGAAGATCCTTACCATTATGAAAGACAGTAGGGTAGGAGCCTATGGAGCTGTAGGAATTATTTTGCTATTTGCCTTAAAGTTTTTTAGTATTCAGGCTTTGGGAACCATTGATTTGTTTAAAACTTTAGGGATTATCATTTTGGCCCATACATCAAGTCGTTTTATTGCAGGAACCATGATTTATACCCACAAATATGTTACAGATATTGATGTAAGTAAGTCAAAGCCTTTAGCCAATAAACCCTTGGATGGAATATCTTTACTGGTAGGCTTCATTAGTGTTTTACTCTCTTTTGCCCTGATTCCTGACTGGCGTTTGATTTTGGCCTTTGTACTGGCTTATTTGGGAAAGGTCTGCATGGGATGGTACTTTAAAAAACATATCGGTGGTTATACCGGAGACTGTTTAGGATCTGTACAGCAAGTTTGTGAGGTTTTATTTTATCTTGGAACAATGATCGTATGGAAATTCATCTGA
- the cobC gene encoding alpha-ribazole phosphatase family protein, with the protein MEIHLIRHTAVENPENLCYGFAEMPLRSNYSEDFKHLNLDKDFDLLISSPARRCCLLADYFKFDYATDDRLREMNFGNWELKKWTEIPEEEINPWYKDFINIKASGGENLLEMQTRVLSFWNELLVEKDADKVLIIAHAGVIRLILQNILQFPLENMFSIQIDYGKKAIVKVEKGLFSIKSVNV; encoded by the coding sequence ATGGAAATTCATCTGATTAGACATACAGCCGTAGAAAATCCGGAAAACCTGTGCTATGGATTTGCCGAAATGCCTTTAAGAAGCAACTATTCTGAAGATTTTAAGCATTTGAACCTGGATAAGGATTTTGATTTGTTGATTTCAAGCCCCGCCCGGCGCTGTTGCCTTTTGGCTGATTATTTTAAGTTTGATTATGCAACAGATGATAGGCTGCGGGAAATGAACTTTGGGAACTGGGAACTCAAGAAATGGACTGAAATTCCTGAGGAAGAAATCAATCCGTGGTATAAAGACTTTATCAATATAAAAGCTTCCGGAGGAGAAAACTTACTTGAAATGCAGACTCGTGTACTCAGTTTCTGGAATGAATTATTGGTGGAAAAAGATGCTGATAAAGTTTTGATTATTGCTCATGCAGGAGTCATTCGTCTGATACTTCAAAACATTTTACAATTTCCTCTCGAGAATATGTTCAGCATTCAGATTGATTATGGAAAGAAAGCCATTGTAAAAGTTGAAAAAGGCTTGTTTTCAATCAAAAGTGTAAATGTATAG